The Sphingobacteriaceae bacterium genome has a segment encoding these proteins:
- the gmk gene encoding guanylate kinase yields MKGGKLIIFSAPSGSGKTTIVRHLLSKFPEKIAFSISATSRAKRGEEVDGKDYHFLSEAEFKKRVKNNEFLEWEEVYSGYYYGTLKSEVERIWNEGKAVIFDIDVEGGLNLKSQFKQNSLAVFVMPPSIKILEERLRSRQTDTPDSIARRIAKAEKELKTAELFDVFILNETLEIACEKAEKLILEFLED; encoded by the coding sequence ATGAAAGGCGGTAAGCTAATTATATTTTCTGCACCATCCGGATCCGGAAAAACAACCATAGTTCGCCATTTATTAAGCAAATTTCCGGAAAAAATTGCATTTTCTATTTCTGCCACATCCAGAGCTAAAAGAGGAGAAGAAGTGGATGGAAAAGATTATCATTTTTTAAGCGAAGCTGAGTTTAAAAAGCGAGTAAAAAATAATGAGTTTTTAGAGTGGGAAGAAGTTTATTCCGGTTATTATTACGGTACACTAAAATCGGAAGTAGAACGAATTTGGAATGAGGGAAAAGCTGTAATTTTTGATATTGATGTTGAGGGAGGATTAAATTTAAAATCCCAGTTTAAACAAAATTCGCTTGCTGTATTTGTGATGCCGCCGAGTATTAAAATATTAGAAGAGCGATTAAGAAGTAGGCAAACCGACACACCCGATAGCATTGCCAGAAGAATTGCCAAAGCCGAAAAAGAACTAAAAACCGCTGAGTTGTTTGATGTTTTTATTTTAAATGAGACGCTGGAAATTGCTTGCGAAAAAGCCGAGAAATTAATTCTTGAGTTTTTGGAAGATTAA
- a CDS encoding TonB-dependent receptor, whose amino-acid sequence MKNIYYLLILSFIPKMGFSQFPGGNNKDMAKAMSSIKGRVYGRLFDATTKKPLEYASVVVLWFNKDSILGGSLTKENGEFSIDGLPAMGGFRFKATQIGYKNLETKFFLQMPNKLEVDLGDLKLGLDEKLLGEVEIVAEKNTVEMSIDRRTYNVDKDISVRGGSAVDVMKNVPGVTVDADGNAQLRNQSPTIFVDGRPSNLTLQQIPADQIDRIEVITNPSVKYDASASGGILNIVMKKNLKPGYNGMIMAYAGTGDRYGGMANINVKEGKWNYSLMYNYNQSINLTQGFTNRQQFDSSGNSTGYFNQNNDANFRMIFNFGRLGIDYSINNRNTLTFSGMLMSGDFRTIDHQNFDILDASQSSLLYGNRINLQNATFQNYNGQIMHKKTWPKAGKEITTDLSLNHTNSGNNYHFSSYNYLSSGTLNIPTTFQKNNATNYADQYNFQIDYVDPLNETSKLEIGMKSTAKRSVASNTTSSAVNTEDIYTFDSIMSNDYRIDDMVNAAYVNLNGKVTGSLFYQAGLRFESSYYSGTIANKNQSFSYNYPSSGNDLLNSIFPGIYFSKKMTKGNEWQLNFSRKIQRPNFFQLMPVVMFADRLNYRIGNPELKPEFRNISELNYNKIFGKGSYLGSGYFRYEEQPITDVAYPSLSDPNVLVNTTVNGDNSIKYGMEHTVKYTLVKNLDFMLNANIYYIFLKGKVVATEPEVTTEGYAYNAKSTISYKFPKQITLQVNGSYESPRIILLGASNQVYGFDVSVNKMFGFKWILNATVSDVMNTRAMGAHYETPYYIQDLSRRRESRFFKFTVTYIFGKMDASIFKKAKQMKGMDNNQGNQDGLDFGK is encoded by the coding sequence TTGAAAAATATTTATTACTTACTCATTTTGAGTTTTATTCCTAAAATGGGCTTTTCACAATTTCCTGGCGGGAATAATAAAGATATGGCAAAAGCGATGTCAAGCATTAAAGGCAGAGTGTATGGCAGATTATTTGATGCTACCACAAAAAAACCATTAGAGTATGCATCCGTGGTTGTACTTTGGTTTAACAAGGATAGTATATTAGGCGGTTCTTTAACTAAAGAGAATGGGGAATTTAGTATAGATGGTTTGCCTGCTATGGGCGGCTTTAGATTTAAGGCCACACAAATTGGTTACAAAAATTTAGAAACAAAGTTTTTTCTGCAAATGCCCAATAAACTTGAAGTTGATTTGGGTGATTTAAAATTAGGTTTGGATGAAAAATTATTAGGTGAAGTTGAAATAGTTGCCGAAAAAAACACAGTGGAAATGTCGATTGACAGGCGCACTTACAACGTGGATAAAGATATTTCCGTTAGAGGTGGTTCTGCAGTAGATGTGATGAAAAATGTACCCGGTGTAACGGTAGATGCTGATGGTAATGCACAATTAAGAAATCAAAGCCCTACAATTTTTGTAGACGGCCGTCCTTCAAATCTCACATTACAACAAATTCCGGCAGATCAGATAGACCGTATTGAAGTAATCACAAACCCTTCGGTTAAATACGATGCCAGTGCCAGCGGCGGGATATTAAATATTGTAATGAAAAAGAATTTAAAACCCGGATATAACGGAATGATTATGGCCTATGCTGGAACGGGCGACCGATATGGCGGTATGGCCAATATTAATGTAAAGGAAGGAAAGTGGAATTATTCGTTGATGTATAACTACAATCAATCTATTAATTTAACGCAGGGCTTCACCAATCGTCAACAATTTGATTCTTCCGGAAATTCAACCGGGTACTTTAATCAAAACAACGATGCTAACTTCCGTATGATTTTTAATTTTGGTCGTTTAGGGATCGACTATAGTATTAATAACCGCAATACTTTAACTTTTTCAGGCATGTTGATGTCAGGTGATTTCAGAACAATTGATCATCAGAATTTTGATATCCTTGACGCATCGCAATCTAGTTTACTTTATGGTAACCGCATTAACTTACAAAATGCAACTTTTCAAAATTACAACGGACAAATCATGCATAAAAAAACTTGGCCAAAAGCCGGAAAAGAAATTACAACCGATTTAAGTCTGAACCACACGAACTCCGGCAATAATTATCATTTTTCTTCTTATAATTATCTTTCATCCGGCACCTTAAACATACCTACAACTTTTCAAAAAAATAATGCCACCAATTATGCCGATCAATATAATTTTCAAATAGATTATGTTGACCCCTTAAATGAAACCAGTAAATTGGAAATTGGTATGAAATCCACCGCAAAAAGATCCGTTGCCAGCAATACCACAAGCAGCGCTGTGAATACAGAAGATATTTATACTTTTGATAGTATCATGAGCAATGATTACAGAATTGATGATATGGTGAATGCGGCCTACGTAAATTTAAACGGTAAAGTAACCGGTTCACTTTTTTATCAGGCCGGTTTGCGTTTTGAATCCTCTTATTATTCCGGAACTATAGCCAATAAAAATCAATCATTCTCATACAATTATCCTTCCTCAGGAAATGATCTCTTAAATTCAATTTTCCCAGGCATATATTTTTCTAAGAAAATGACAAAAGGAAATGAATGGCAATTAAATTTTAGTCGGAAAATTCAAAGACCAAACTTTTTTCAGTTAATGCCGGTAGTGATGTTTGCCGATCGTTTGAATTACAGAATTGGAAATCCGGAGTTAAAACCCGAATTCAGAAATATTTCAGAACTAAACTACAATAAAATATTTGGCAAAGGGAGTTATTTAGGCTCCGGTTATTTCAGATACGAAGAACAACCTATAACGGATGTGGCTTACCCTTCACTTTCTGATCCAAATGTTTTGGTGAATACTACAGTGAATGGTGATAATAGTATTAAATACGGAATGGAACATACTGTGAAATACACCTTAGTTAAAAACTTAGACTTTATGTTGAATGCTAATATTTATTATATTTTCCTTAAAGGTAAAGTAGTTGCTACAGAGCCTGAAGTAACCACTGAAGGTTATGCATACAATGCTAAAAGCACTATCTCGTACAAATTCCCAAAACAAATCACTTTACAAGTAAACGGAAGTTATGAATCACCGCGAATAATATTGTTGGGAGCAAGTAATCAAGTTTATGGATTTGATGTTTCGGTAAATAAAATGTTTGGATTTAAATGGATACTAAACGCTACTGTGAGCGATGTGATGAACACGCGTGCTATGGGTGCACATTACGAAACACCATACTACATTCAGGATTTGTCCAGAAGAAGAGAGTCGCGTTTCTTTAAATTTACTGTTACTTACATTTTTGGTAAAATGGATGCCTCAATTTTCAAAAAAGCCAAACAAATGAAGGGAATGGATAATAATCAGGGTAACCAAGACGGACTTGATTTCGGAAAGTAA